CTCCGCTAGGCGCGATGTGGAAATCCGAAGGGTTGTTCACCGCGATTCTCTTCGGATTCGACCGGGAGCATCTGTATCTTCGACTGGATCTGGATGAAGGATCGGCCCCACGCCAAGAGCACTGCACGGCAGATTTGTACATCGGGTCCGGAATCCAGCAGTATCGACTCTCCTTTCCTTTATCAGCCACCGGCGCCGACACGTTTTTGCTGGCACGGGCGGACGAGTCCGGCACCTATCGCGATGTCGGGGACTACAGCACAATCTGCCGGCGTAAGATTCTGGAGCTGGGGGTGCCGTTTAAAGACCTCGATATTGAAGTCGGCACGGAATTGCGGTTGACGCTGACCGTGTTGGAGCATGGTATGGAAATCGGGCGATATCCCCATCACGGCCCGGCGACCTTCAATCGACCGGGTGACGATTTTGAATCGACCATGTGGCGGGTCTAGCCGCCCTTCGGCCTGGTAATGGCATGGCGTGATGACGATGTCGGCGATTTTCCACTACCGGGGCATCCCCCATGGCCGACGCGCAGCATCACCACATTGAACGTGAGGAGACGAGATGCCTGAGTTACGTAGAGACCCGATTGTCGGCCGCTGGGTGATCATTTCAACCGAGCGAAGCGGACGCCCGCAGGATGTGCATATGCCGTCCGCGCCGATTCCTTCGGCAGCCCTCTGCCCCTTTTGTCCAGGCCAAGAACGGCTGACCCCCAGGGAAATCCTCGCCTACCGGCCGCATGCCTCCGAGCCGGACGGTCCCAATTGGACCGTGCGCGTCATTCCGAATAAGTTTCCCGCCTTGCATGTGGAAGGAGACATGGGACGCGAAGGGCTCGGCCTCTATGACCGCATGAATGGAATCGGCGCTCATGAGGTCATCATCGAAACCCCCACGCACAAGGAGAACCTTGCCGACCTGCCGACCAAGCGGGTCGAGGATGTGCTCTGGGCCTACCGCGACCGCATCCTCGATCTCAAGAAAGATGTGCGGCTGCGCTACATCCTGATCTTCAAAAATCACGGCGCGGCAGCAGGCGCCACCCTGGAGCACAGCCATTCGCAACTGATCGCTCTCCCGGTCGTCCCGACGAGCGTGCTGGAGGAAATCGACGGATGCCGACAACACTTCCAACAAAAAGAACGCTGCATCTACTGCGACATCTTGCGGCAGGAATCCTCGGAAGGGGCGCGGGTCGTGCTCGAAAACCCGGAATTCCTCTGCATCGCGCCCTACGCCGCACGGTTCCCCTTTGAAATGTGGATTCTGCCGAAACGCCATGCCGGATACTTTGAGGAATGCCAGCGCACCCAATTCGAATTTCTGGCCCCGATACTCGGGGAAGCGCTCCGACGCATGGATGCGGTCCTCGCGCGTCCGGCCTATAACTTTATCCTGCACAGCTCTCCCCTGCATGAAAAAACCGGTGACTTCTATCACTGGCATATCGAAATCATTCCCAAACTGACCCAGGTAGCCGGATTCGAATGGGGCACGGGCTTCTACATCAATCCAGTGTCGCCGGAAGAAGCAGCGCAGTGCCTGAGGGAAGCCATCCTGTAGATGACGCAAGGCCGCTCACCTCAACTGCCCGCTCATCTGAGCGCCGAAGCGAACGGCGGCGCAACAGCCTCGTTGTTCTCGTATCGCCCCCCTTCATGAGACGGGCCTGGCTCTCCCTCATCAGCGTAGCGCTCGGAAGCCTGATCGCACTCCTAGCCATGGAAGCGGTGTTGCGGTTCCTCCCGGTCAATGAGGGCGCACGTCCCTAGCTTGTCGATCTCGCTCATTCCGTCCGCTCGCTCGAGCCAAACCGGACCTTTCTCTGGCCCGCGAGTTGGAACTTCACCATCGTCAACCGCGTCGACACCAACAATCTTGGTTTCGTCAATGACCAGGACTACGTGGTCGGCCAACCGGGTCTGCTCCTAGCTCTGACCGGCGACAGTTATGTCGAAGCTTTGATGGTGCCCTTTTGGAGCAGCATGACCGGGCGACTCACGACTCGTTCCACCCCGGGCATGCGGGTTTATTCGTTCGGCACGTCGAGCTCGGCGCTGAGCAACTACCTCGCATACGCAGACTTTGCGGCGCAGCGATTTCGTCCCCAGGCCATGGTCTTCCTCAATATCGGGAACGATTTCGACGAGAGTCTGTTGAGATATAAGAATGACCCGGGGCACTCCTATTTCGTGAAAAACCCTCAGGGTGGCTTAACGCTTCAACGCATCGACTATGAGCCGTCCCTGTGGCGCCTCATGATTCGCAAGTCGGCTCTTGTGCGTGACGTGACACTGAACACGGATCTCCTCAATTTCCTGTTGACGTGGCAACCTCCTCCCTTCGGTCGC
This genomic interval from Nitrospira sp. contains the following:
- the galT gene encoding galactose-1-phosphate uridylyltransferase, with the translated sequence MPELRRDPIVGRWVIISTERSGRPQDVHMPSAPIPSAALCPFCPGQERLTPREILAYRPHASEPDGPNWTVRVIPNKFPALHVEGDMGREGLGLYDRMNGIGAHEVIIETPTHKENLADLPTKRVEDVLWAYRDRILDLKKDVRLRYILIFKNHGAAAGATLEHSHSQLIALPVVPTSVLEEIDGCRQHFQQKERCIYCDILRQESSEGARVVLENPEFLCIAPYAARFPFEMWILPKRHAGYFEECQRTQFEFLAPILGEALRRMDAVLARPAYNFILHSSPLHEKTGDFYHWHIEIIPKLTQVAGFEWGTGFYINPVSPEEAAQCLREAIL